The DNA segment TTAAATGGAGATTCTTTAAATCACAAACAGATTCAATGCACTTTGGAATACCTTGGATATCATTTCCCGCCATAAAATATATAGACAAATTTATATGCAAAGAAATGAGTGTTTTTGAATATGGATGTGGAGGCTCTACATTATTTTTTTTCAGAAAGGGCAAGAGAAGTAATAAGCGTTGAACATGATGAACAGTGGTATGGAAAAATATGCAAGGCCATTGAGAATAAAGACTTAAAAACATTAAACTTCTAATGAAGATACCAACTGATGCAATCGGAATAGAAAATCTATATAGCTCTGAAAATGAAAGGTATAAAAACAAGTCTTTGAAAATTATGTATCTACTATAGATTCATTTCCTAATGAGTATTTCAGTCTTGTACTGATAGATGGTAGATCAAGACAGAGTTGTCTTAAACAGAGTTTGAATAAAATAAAAAAGGGAGGCCTAATTGTTTTTGACAATACAGAAAGAGATAGATACAGACAAGTATTTAACCTGGCTAACAAAAACTTTATCAAGATGGAACTTCCTGGGCCAACTCCTTTTTCTAAGTCATTCACAATCACAACAATATTCTTGAGGATAAGTTAGTTCTGAATTGGTAATCAAAAGGCTAAAAGGATAGTTGAAAGTATTTTAAATGAATATTAGATTAACTTTTGGTATCATTGTTCTTAACGGAGAACCTTTACCCGTTATAATATCAGGGCCCTTTACCCGCACGCTTATGAAATAATTATTGCTGAGGAGCTTGTGAAGGTGCACGAGTGTTGCATCTTCTTCAGGTCATTCTCTTGATGGTACTCTTGAACTGCTTTACGAAATAAAGAGAACGGAGGATCCGGAAAACAAAATTACAATTGTTACAGCTGAAGATGAGGGACATTCAGACGGTTTCTGGCCGGGGGAAAAGCTGGAACAGTGCCGGGCTTTTGCAAAAAGGGCCGGAGGAAACTACCTCTGGCAGGTTGATATTGATGAATTCTACAGGGATGAAGATATTCTAAAGATTAAAAGCCTTCTCAAAAAAAATGAGAACATTACTACGATATCATTTAAACAATTAAGTTTTTGGGGTGGATTCAGTTATGTGGTCGACAGCTGGTATTTTAAGAGACATCTCCCTGAAATATTCAGAATCTTTAAATGGGAAGAAGGGTATCAGTATATATCACAACCAGGCCGCCTACAGTTATTAACAGGATGGCATTAATCTGAAAGAGATAGATTTTCAAATCGAGACAACAGAAAAATGGGATTCTATATGTATCATTACTCTTTGTATTCCCTAAACAGGTCACTGAAAAACTTTATACTATAAAAATGCCGAATGGGCCAAAAGAAAAGAGGCTGAATGGTGGGCTAATGATGTGTTTTTAAAACTGTCACATCCGTACAGGGTATTTAGTGTTTCATGGATTCCCAGCTGGCTTGTCCCTTTTAAAAAGGTTCACCCGGGAATAATTCAAAAGCTGATTTCCGATATCAGTTCCGGAGTATTACAAGTTGAATTACGTCCGAAACATGATATTGATAAATTGGTAAATTCATTCACTTACAGGATTGGAATTATATGGCTGAAGTTCATTGAACCTTTCGATATGGCATATTATACTCTCAAAAGGAAAGCAAAATCATCTCTTAAAACTATACTGAAGAAGTTTAGCCAATGAAAATACTTCACCTAAGCACAAGCGATATTAACGGAGGAGCAGCCCGGGCAACATTCAGATTACACAACGGGCTAATTCAGAAAGGTATCGATTCAAAGATTTTTGTGAGGGATAAGCTGACTGAAAACAAGTCTGTTGTAAGGTATAAATATCCGAAGGGACTTGGCAAACTCAGATACAGGTATGATAAATTAAGAATAGATATTGATTTCGAAATACACATCCACACGACCAGCCGGCCTAGAAGTATTCAGTGATGACAGAGCACCTCTGAAAAGCAGGATTTGCCGATCAGTTACCCGATGCTGATATCTATAATTTGCACTGGATCTCCGGATTTGTCGATTTGCCGGAATTCTTCAGTCATATTAATAAGCCGGTTGTCTGGACACTGCATGATATGTTCCCATTTACAGGGGGGTGTCATTATAATAACGGGTGTGAAAACTATGTTACCAACTGTCACAATTGTCCACAGCTCGGTTCGCTGATTCAAAAGACCTTTCATATAATATCTGAAACGAAAAGAAAAAATCACTGAACTGGCTTTAAGAAACAATATTATCATTAGAGCAGACAGCCATTGGCTTGCCGAGAAGCAGGAAGAGCAGCATTTTCAGAGATATGGACATTGATGTAATTCATTACGGGATTGAAACTGATGAATTTATACCAAGGGGATAAACAAGCCTGTCTTAGGTCTTTAAAAATTCCGGAAAACAGCAGGGTAGTAGTATTTGGAGCACCTGGGATCAATAATCCGCGAAAAGGATTTTACGAGCTTTCCGGAGAGCTTGAAACAGCTGAAGAACAATATCCGGGTTTGTTTTGTTAAGCTTTGGTTCGGGCACAGTACCTGCCGGTACAGATGTTCCTATGCTTCATCTTGGTAATGTTGCAAATAACAATCTGCTTTCGATAATATACAATTGTGCCGATGTCTTCGTAATACCATCGCTGGAAGAAGCTTTTGGACAAACCGCCCTGGAGGCAATGTCATGTGGCATTCCTGTTGTCGGATTCAATACTGGGGGAATACCTGATATGATTCAGGACGGAATCACAGGCTACCGCCTTGGAAAAAAAGGCAATGTTATTTCTCTGGCAGATTCTATAAAATGGTGTAACCTGAATGAGAAAGAATATAGGTATATGGCAAATTGCCGTGAAAAAGTATTGGAAGGATTTACACTGGAAAATCAGGCTGAAAAATATATGAATATTTACAAAACTTTAATCTGACATGACGAAGGCTCTTATATCCTATCAAGATATTTACGGAATTCAACCTGAATAGTTTATCACAGGGTTAAGACATTAAAACGATTAAATGATTGCCTCAATTGTGCACGAGTCTTAAATAAAGCCGGATTAATTAACCGGTATGGGCGTAAGGATCCTATACCAGTAAGCAGATTCAATTG comes from the Bacteroidales bacterium genome and includes:
- a CDS encoding glycosyltransferase yields the protein MLSFGSGTVPAGTDVPMLHLGNVANNNLLSIIYNCADVFVIPSLEEAFGQTALEAMSCGIPVVGFNTGGIPDMIQDGITGYRLGKKGNVISLADSIKWCNLNEKEYRYMANCREKVLEGFTLENQAEKYMNIYKTLI